One genomic region from Bacillus sp. SLBN-46 encodes:
- the aroH gene encoding chorismate mutase, translated as MIRGVRGATTVTENSEEAIVSATEELLTNMIEMNEIHPDSVASIFISTTEDVNAAFPAKSLRRFQGWTFVPVMCMREIPVQNSLNMCIRIMMHVNTSKSQQEIQHIYLNEAKSLRPDLDSRLSL; from the coding sequence ATGATCAGAGGGGTAAGAGGAGCTACGACTGTTACTGAGAACTCGGAAGAGGCTATCGTTTCTGCGACTGAAGAGCTTCTAACAAATATGATAGAAATGAATGAAATACATCCCGATTCAGTTGCATCTATATTCATTTCTACAACCGAAGATGTTAATGCAGCTTTTCCAGCAAAGTCACTACGGAGGTTTCAAGGATGGACTTTTGTGCCTGTTATGTGTATGCGCGAAATTCCAGTTCAGAATTCCTTGAACATGTGTATAAGAATAATGATGCATGTAAATACATCAAAATCACAACAAGAAATCCAGCATATCTATTTAAATGAAGCGAAATCACTAAGGCCTGACCTTGACAGTAGGTTATCATTATAA
- the folE gene encoding GTP cyclohydrolase I FolE has product MSQVNRAQIEEAVRLILEAIGDDPNREGVLDTPKRVAKMYEEVFSGLNEDPKQHFETIFSEDHEELVLVKDIPFYSMCEHHLVPFYGKAHVAYIPKNGRVTGLSKLARAVEAVAKRPQLQERITSTVADSMMEKLEPHGVMVVVEAEHMCMTMRGVKKPGSKTVTTAVRGTLADDAIARSEVLSLIKY; this is encoded by the coding sequence ATGTCACAAGTAAATCGTGCCCAAATTGAAGAGGCGGTACGTTTAATATTAGAAGCAATTGGTGATGATCCAAACAGGGAAGGTGTTCTTGATACACCTAAGCGTGTAGCAAAAATGTATGAAGAGGTTTTTAGTGGCTTAAATGAAGATCCTAAGCAACATTTTGAAACAATATTTAGTGAAGACCATGAAGAACTAGTATTAGTAAAAGATATCCCATTCTATTCTATGTGTGAACACCATCTGGTGCCTTTTTATGGGAAAGCTCATGTAGCGTATATACCTAAAAATGGTCGCGTCACTGGATTAAGTAAATTAGCAAGAGCGGTTGAAGCTGTTGCAAAAAGACCTCAATTACAAGAACGAATCACTTCAACAGTTGCTGATAGTATGATGGAAAAACTAGAGCCACATGGTGTTATGGTAGTTGTTGAAGCAGAGCATATGTGCATGACTATGCGCGGAGTAAAAAAACCTGGCTCGAAAACTGTTACCACTGCAGTCCGTGGAACTCTTGCCGATGATGCAATTGCTAGGTCTGAAGTGCTTTCCTTAATAAAATATTAA
- a CDS encoding DUF2768 domain-containing protein, which yields MSPAMIKMWISIAGMGLMFLAIITIYFSRYKLKGVLRVITAVFAYLFMIVAGLTLLIVFFT from the coding sequence TTGTCACCAGCAATGATTAAAATGTGGATTTCAATCGCAGGAATGGGTTTGATGTTTCTCGCAATTATTACCATATATTTTAGTAGGTATAAGTTAAAAGGAGTTCTACGAGTTATTACAGCTGTTTTTGCTTATTTATTTATGATCGTCGCCGGCTTGACTTTGCTTATCGTTTTCTTTACTTAA
- the hepT gene encoding heptaprenyl diphosphate synthase component II: MKLKMMYSFLNSDINLIEKKLEETIQTESRLLKQASMHTLQAGGKRIRPVFVLLAGKFGHYDIHVMKNVAVALELIHMASLVHDDVIDDADLRRGQPTVKSKWDNKIAMYTGDFVFALALELMTNIKNPAAHKILANTIVEVTVGEIQQIKDKYRFNQNLRDYLRRIKRKTALLIAVSCQLGAIAAGVEESVHKKLYRFGYYVGMSFQITDDILDFTGTEKELGKPAGSDLLQGNITAPALYAMENAAIRQEILKVHAEMDSTEITKIISLIKQSGAIEKSIALSDRYLDKALAVLEELPANKTQKTLRDIAKFIGRRKF, translated from the coding sequence ATGAAATTAAAAATGATGTATTCATTTTTGAATTCGGATATTAACTTAATAGAAAAAAAGCTTGAAGAGACGATTCAAACCGAGTCTCGTTTACTCAAACAAGCTTCTATGCATACATTACAAGCCGGAGGAAAAAGGATTCGTCCTGTTTTTGTTTTGCTTGCAGGTAAATTTGGACATTATGATATACATGTGATGAAAAATGTTGCTGTTGCCCTTGAACTTATTCATATGGCTTCACTTGTTCATGATGATGTGATTGACGATGCTGACCTTCGCCGTGGTCAACCAACCGTTAAATCCAAATGGGATAACAAAATTGCAATGTACACCGGTGACTTTGTTTTCGCTCTTGCATTAGAATTGATGACAAATATTAAAAATCCCGCTGCCCACAAAATACTAGCCAATACAATCGTAGAAGTGACAGTAGGGGAAATTCAGCAAATAAAAGATAAATATCGTTTTAATCAAAATCTCAGAGATTATCTCCGCAGAATTAAGAGAAAAACTGCCCTATTAATTGCTGTTAGTTGTCAACTAGGTGCGATAGCTGCTGGTGTTGAAGAATCTGTTCATAAAAAACTGTATCGTTTCGGTTATTATGTGGGTATGTCCTTCCAAATAACGGATGATATTTTAGATTTTACGGGTACAGAAAAAGAACTTGGAAAGCCTGCAGGAAGTGACCTCCTCCAAGGAAATATCACTGCACCAGCACTTTACGCAATGGAAAACGCTGCAATTCGGCAAGAAATCCTAAAGGTACATGCAGAAATGGATTCTACCGAAATTACTAAAATTATCTCTCTAATTAAACAATCAGGTGCTATCGAGAAATCAATCGCACTAAGTGACCGCTACTTAGATAAAGCTTTAGCTGTACTGGAAGAATTACCTGCAAACAAAACACAAAAAACACTTCGTGATATTGCAAAGTTTATTGGGAGAAGAAAGTTTTAA
- the aroB gene encoding 3-dehydroquinate synthase, with translation MDTIQIQTESKSYPVFVGEGVRKELNDFLSNHLTDLTRILIITDETVAKLHLQELQTVLGNWNPIIFIAPSGEKAKTFDVYYQALSTALENGLDRKSVILSFGGGAVGDLSGFVAASYMRGIPFIQVPTTILAHDSAVGGKVAINHPLGKNMIGAFYQPEAVFYDLEWLKTLPVKEIRSGFAEVIKHALISDSDFLYWLQANVPDIQSISQERLADSLIKGIGIKNKFVSQDERETGVRAYLNFGHTLGHAIESEMGYGNFTHGEAVMIGMVYALKLSNQLLNLSFNVTEFVQWVTELGYDIKLPSHLSFEQLLRKMKQDKKSVGESYRFVLLEQIGQPKLQEVSEKVLLEELKRL, from the coding sequence ATGGACACCATTCAAATTCAAACGGAGTCGAAAAGTTATCCTGTCTTTGTTGGTGAAGGTGTAAGAAAAGAATTGAATGATTTTTTATCCAATCATCTAACTGACCTAACAAGAATATTAATTATTACGGATGAAACTGTTGCCAAACTTCATTTACAAGAACTACAAACGGTTCTAGGTAATTGGAACCCTATTATTTTTATAGCTCCAAGCGGAGAAAAGGCAAAAACCTTTGATGTATATTATCAAGCACTTTCTACAGCACTCGAAAACGGACTTGACCGAAAATCTGTTATTCTTTCCTTTGGTGGCGGAGCAGTAGGAGATTTGTCAGGCTTTGTTGCAGCTTCCTACATGAGAGGGATTCCGTTTATCCAAGTCCCGACTACAATATTAGCTCATGATAGTGCGGTAGGTGGTAAAGTTGCAATTAATCATCCGCTTGGGAAAAATATGATTGGAGCTTTTTATCAGCCAGAAGCTGTTTTTTACGACTTGGAATGGTTAAAAACGCTTCCAGTGAAAGAAATTCGCTCTGGTTTTGCTGAGGTTATTAAGCATGCACTTATTTCTGATTCTGACTTTCTTTATTGGCTACAAGCAAATGTTCCTGATATCCAATCAATTAGCCAAGAGCGATTAGCTGATTCCTTAATAAAGGGTATAGGAATTAAAAATAAATTTGTATCTCAGGATGAAAGAGAAACAGGAGTACGAGCGTATTTGAATTTTGGTCATACATTAGGACATGCGATTGAATCGGAAATGGGATATGGGAACTTCACCCATGGGGAAGCCGTAATGATTGGAATGGTGTATGCCTTAAAACTCAGCAATCAACTTTTGAATTTATCGTTTAATGTAACCGAATTTGTTCAATGGGTGACAGAACTAGGATATGATATAAAACTGCCAAGTCATTTATCCTTTGAACAATTACTGAGAAAAATGAAGCAGGATAAAAAGTCAGTTGGTGAATCGTATCGGTTTGTATTATTGGAACAAATTGGTCAGCCAAAACTACAGGAAGTATCTGAAAAGGTTTTGTTAGAAGAACTAAAAAGGTTATAA
- a CDS encoding heptaprenyl diphosphate synthase component 1, translated as MIKLQDIRQKFTNIREQIGKKVFDAYLLDYIETPIIDEDKLLILISIMDRIELSYSKMQNYTMSTMLIQIALDTHEHITNFSKDEKSRQLTVLAGDYFSGLYYKLLADSDDITLIKTLSEGIKQVNEQKITVYQKESDGIEKLMASIKVIESALLIKLSEVFKVELWNDFLAHLFLFKRLIKEKNQFIQTKSSLLFEALKKIVFPINEYRLKEISGEQQNHLLMICDQYIELSRQIIEKGLNQLPYLNDVLETRISTLLKENKPYAKTFVEEG; from the coding sequence GTGATTAAATTGCAGGACATTCGACAAAAATTTACAAATATTAGAGAGCAGATCGGAAAAAAAGTTTTTGACGCATACCTGCTCGACTATATTGAGACGCCCATCATTGATGAAGATAAGCTCCTTATCCTTATTTCAATCATGGACCGTATCGAATTGTCGTATAGTAAAATGCAAAATTACACCATGTCAACGATGCTTATACAAATTGCCCTTGACACCCATGAACATATAACAAACTTTTCAAAAGATGAAAAAAGCCGACAATTAACGGTTTTAGCTGGGGATTATTTTAGCGGACTATATTATAAGCTACTGGCTGATTCAGATGATATAACGCTTATTAAGACACTTTCTGAAGGAATCAAACAAGTGAATGAACAAAAAATCACTGTTTATCAAAAAGAATCAGATGGTATCGAAAAGTTAATGGCAAGTATAAAAGTAATTGAGAGTGCTTTACTAATTAAACTATCAGAGGTTTTTAAAGTAGAGTTATGGAATGATTTCTTAGCACATTTATTTCTATTCAAACGATTAATAAAAGAAAAAAACCAATTTATTCAGACAAAAAGTTCATTATTATTTGAGGCGCTGAAAAAAATTGTTTTCCCAATTAATGAATACAGATTAAAAGAGATTTCGGGTGAACAACAAAATCATTTACTAATGATTTGTGATCAATATATTGAGTTATCAAGACAAATTATTGAAAAAGGATTAAACCAGCTTCCTTATTTAAATGATGTGCTAGAAACGAGAATTTCAACGTTATTAAAAGAAAATAAGCCATATGCAAAAACTTTTGTGGAAGAAGGGTAA
- the hisC gene encoding histidinol-phosphate transaminase, protein MRWKEQLLTLTPYQPGKSIEAVKKEFKLDQIVKLASNENPFGCSKQAMAALQDHQSSMAIYPDGYATHLRETLASFLNVGVEELILGNGSDNLIQIISRALLHSNASTIMATPTFSQYKHNAVIEGAVIKEIPLVEGEHDLDAMLEAVDEQTNIIWVCSPNNPTGTYIPEHKLTNFLDRVPSHILVVLDEAYYEYVVADDYYDSINLTRKYENLIVLRTFSKVYGLAALRVGYGVANSAIIKALEPAREPFNVNTLGQLAAAAAVKDQAFVEECKIKNRQGLEQFYSFCEKFDLNYYPSQTNFILIDCQTDGDEVFHYLQTKGYIVRSGRPLGFPTAVRITVGSSDQNEGVLNALSEFLAEK, encoded by the coding sequence ATGAGATGGAAAGAACAATTATTAACACTGACTCCCTATCAACCAGGAAAATCAATTGAGGCAGTAAAGAAAGAGTTTAAATTGGATCAGATTGTCAAATTGGCATCCAATGAAAATCCTTTTGGATGTTCTAAACAGGCAATGGCTGCTCTTCAAGACCATCAATCTAGTATGGCTATCTATCCTGATGGGTATGCGACTCATTTAAGAGAGACACTTGCTTCTTTTTTAAATGTTGGTGTGGAAGAACTTATTTTAGGAAATGGTTCAGACAATCTAATTCAAATTATTTCTAGAGCACTATTACATTCCAATGCTAGTACGATTATGGCGACACCAACCTTTTCCCAGTATAAGCATAATGCTGTTATTGAAGGTGCCGTTATTAAGGAAATCCCGCTTGTAGAAGGTGAACATGATTTAGATGCTATGCTAGAGGCTGTTGACGAGCAGACCAATATTATTTGGGTATGTAGCCCAAATAACCCAACAGGTACATATATACCAGAACATAAATTAACTAACTTCCTTGATCGGGTTCCATCACATATTCTTGTTGTTCTTGATGAAGCGTACTATGAGTACGTTGTGGCGGATGATTACTATGATTCCATTAATCTAACACGAAAATATGAAAATTTAATTGTCCTAAGAACTTTTTCTAAAGTGTACGGACTAGCTGCTTTAAGGGTTGGCTATGGGGTTGCGAATTCAGCGATTATCAAAGCGCTTGAACCTGCTAGGGAACCGTTTAATGTGAATACTTTAGGGCAATTAGCAGCAGCTGCTGCCGTGAAGGACCAGGCTTTTGTCGAAGAATGTAAAATAAAAAATAGACAGGGTCTTGAACAATTCTATTCATTTTGTGAGAAATTTGATCTTAACTATTACCCTTCTCAGACCAATTTTATACTAATTGATTGTCAAACAGACGGGGATGAGGTTTTTCATTATTTACAAACAAAAGGATATATCGTACGTTCCGGTAGACCACTTGGCTTTCCAACTGCTGTTAGAATTACGGTTGGTTCTTCTGATCAGAACGAAGGTGTACTAAACGCATTAAGTGAATTTCTAGCTGAAAAGTAA
- the aroC gene encoding chorismate synthase, giving the protein MRYLTAGESHGPQLTTILEGFPAGMPLLAEDINEGLARRQKGHGRGRRMQIEKDTAEIVSGVRHGQTLGSPIALVVKNNDWKHWTNIMGAEPLKEGQEDEIKRKITRARPGHADLNGAIKYGHRDMRNVLERSSARETTVRVAAGAVAKKLLSLVGVDVVAHVVEIGGVTAKVDSSLSIDELKERAELSPVRVADPNVEVEMMAAIDDAKKNGDSIGGIVEVIVTGMPAGIGSYVHYDRKLDAKLAGAIVSINAFKGVEFGIGFEAARKPGSEVHDEIAWNEEMGYYRKTNRLGGFEGGMTTGMPIVVRGVMKPIPTLYKPLMSVDIETKEPFAASVERSDSCAVPAAAVVAEHVIAWELANSLVEQFYSDRFDTFMDEIKRQREYAREF; this is encoded by the coding sequence ATTAGATACTTAACAGCGGGAGAATCTCATGGACCGCAACTAACAACAATTTTAGAAGGCTTTCCTGCTGGGATGCCATTATTAGCTGAGGATATTAATGAGGGACTAGCAAGACGTCAAAAAGGTCATGGTCGTGGGAGAAGAATGCAAATCGAGAAAGATACGGCAGAAATCGTATCAGGTGTTCGACATGGACAAACACTTGGCTCACCAATTGCCCTTGTGGTTAAGAATAATGACTGGAAGCACTGGACGAATATTATGGGTGCTGAACCTTTAAAAGAAGGACAGGAAGACGAAATTAAGCGTAAAATAACGCGTGCTAGGCCGGGTCATGCTGACTTAAATGGAGCAATAAAATATGGCCACCGAGATATGAGGAATGTTCTTGAACGTTCATCAGCCCGTGAGACAACTGTAAGGGTGGCAGCAGGTGCAGTTGCAAAGAAATTGTTATCCTTAGTTGGTGTGGATGTCGTTGCTCACGTAGTAGAAATTGGCGGAGTGACAGCCAAGGTTGACTCTTCGTTATCCATTGATGAACTGAAGGAAAGAGCAGAACTTTCACCTGTTCGTGTAGCAGATCCAAATGTGGAAGTAGAAATGATGGCTGCAATTGATGATGCAAAGAAAAATGGAGATTCAATTGGTGGGATTGTAGAGGTTATTGTCACAGGCATGCCTGCCGGAATTGGAAGTTATGTTCATTATGACCGGAAACTAGATGCAAAGCTAGCAGGTGCCATTGTCAGCATTAATGCATTTAAAGGTGTTGAATTTGGAATTGGCTTTGAGGCAGCAAGAAAGCCTGGAAGTGAAGTGCATGATGAAATTGCTTGGAATGAAGAGATGGGCTATTACCGCAAGACCAACCGGTTGGGTGGTTTTGAGGGAGGAATGACAACAGGAATGCCGATTGTTGTTAGAGGTGTGATGAAGCCAATCCCAACCCTTTATAAGCCTTTGATGAGCGTCGATATTGAGACGAAAGAGCCTTTTGCTGCCAGTGTAGAACGTTCAGATAGCTGTGCTGTACCTGCTGCAGCTGTAGTGGCAGAACATGTCATTGCTTGGGAGCTAGCCAACTCACTAGTGGAACAATTTTATAGTGATCGTTTTGATACTTTTATGGATGAAATTAAAAGGCAGCGTGAATATGCGAGGGAGTTTTAA
- the hbs gene encoding non-specific DNA-binding protein Hbs, translating to MNKTELINAVAEASELSKKDATKAVDAVFDAILDALKNGDKVQLIGFGNFEVRERAARKGRNPQTGEEIEIGASKVPAFKPGKALKDAVK from the coding sequence ATGAACAAGACAGAACTTATTAATGCAGTTGCTGAGGCTAGCGAGCTTTCTAAAAAGGACGCTACTAAAGCAGTTGATGCTGTTTTTGATGCGATTTTAGATGCTTTGAAAAACGGTGATAAAGTACAATTAATCGGCTTCGGAAACTTTGAAGTACGCGAGCGTGCAGCACGTAAAGGTCGTAACCCACAAACTGGTGAGGAAATCGAAATCGGTGCAAGCAAAGTTCCAGCTTTCAAACCAGGTAAAGCGCTTAAGGATGCAGTAAAATAA
- the ndk gene encoding nucleoside-diphosphate kinase yields the protein MEKTFLMVKPDGVQRNLIGEIVSRFERKGFQLVGAKLMNIPTELAEEHYGEHKERPFFGELVDFITSGPVFAMVWQGENVIATARQMMGSTNPKDAAPGTIRGDFGLTVGKNVIHGSDSPTSAEREIGLFFKDTGVVEYTKLVNEWIY from the coding sequence ATGGAAAAAACATTTTTAATGGTAAAGCCTGACGGCGTACAGCGTAATTTAATCGGTGAAATCGTTTCCCGATTTGAAAGAAAGGGCTTCCAATTGGTTGGAGCAAAGTTAATGAACATTCCTACTGAACTTGCGGAAGAGCATTATGGTGAGCACAAGGAGCGCCCTTTCTTCGGAGAATTAGTAGACTTTATTACTTCTGGTCCTGTTTTCGCAATGGTTTGGCAAGGTGAAAATGTAATTGCTACTGCCCGCCAAATGATGGGATCTACTAATCCAAAGGATGCAGCGCCAGGAACAATCCGTGGAGACTTTGGATTAACAGTTGGTAAAAATGTTATTCATGGATCGGATTCTCCTACTAGTGCTGAGCGTGAAATCGGCTTATTCTTTAAGGATACTGGAGTAGTTGAGTACACAAAATTAGTAAACGAATGGATTTACTAA
- a CDS encoding NAD(P)H-dependent glycerol-3-phosphate dehydrogenase — protein MQDQKAAIAVVGAGSWGTALAMVLADNSHEVRLWSHNEVQVKEINDCHTNKKYLPEIVLPDLIIGYASLHEALDGVDTVILAVPTKAIREVLGKIRGVISSPITIAHVSKGIEPDTLLRISEMINEEMPKELLRDVVVLSGPSHAEEVSLRHPTTVTVSSENMAAAEKIQDLFINHNFRVYTNSDIIGVEIGGALKNIIALAAGITDGLGYGDNAKAALMTRGLAEIARLGTKMGANPLTFSGLTGIGDLIVTCTSVHSRNWRAGNLLGKGKTLDEVLDNMGMVVEGVRTTKAAYQLAKEYNVNMPITAALYDVLFNGKNAKDAVDVLMARGKTHEMEDLVNVLDERNI, from the coding sequence ATGCAGGATCAGAAAGCAGCAATAGCTGTTGTAGGCGCAGGGAGCTGGGGCACAGCACTTGCGATGGTTTTAGCCGATAACTCACATGAGGTACGTTTGTGGAGCCATAACGAGGTCCAAGTAAAGGAAATCAATGACTGTCATACAAATAAAAAATATTTACCTGAAATTGTTCTCCCAGATTTAATAATTGGGTATGCATCCTTACATGAAGCGTTGGACGGAGTTGACACTGTCATCTTAGCAGTCCCAACCAAAGCAATTCGTGAAGTACTAGGGAAAATACGAGGAGTCATTTCAAGTCCAATTACCATTGCGCATGTTAGTAAAGGAATTGAACCAGATACACTTTTACGGATATCAGAAATGATTAATGAGGAAATGCCCAAAGAACTGTTGCGTGATGTGGTTGTTCTTTCTGGTCCAAGTCATGCGGAAGAGGTAAGCCTTAGACACCCCACAACCGTTACCGTTTCATCTGAAAATATGGCTGCAGCTGAAAAAATTCAGGATCTTTTTATCAATCATAATTTCCGGGTATACACAAACTCAGATATTATCGGAGTTGAAATTGGTGGTGCATTAAAGAATATTATTGCATTAGCTGCGGGAATTACAGATGGTCTAGGGTACGGAGATAATGCTAAAGCTGCATTAATGACTCGTGGATTGGCGGAAATTGCTCGTCTAGGCACCAAAATGGGTGCTAATCCGCTAACGTTTTCTGGATTAACAGGAATTGGTGATCTTATTGTTACATGTACCAGTGTTCATTCGAGAAACTGGCGAGCTGGAAATTTGTTAGGTAAAGGCAAAACCTTGGATGAAGTCCTTGATAACATGGGGATGGTTGTAGAGGGTGTTAGAACAACAAAGGCTGCTTATCAGTTAGCTAAGGAGTACAATGTAAACATGCCCATTACAGCTGCCCTATATGATGTCTTATTTAATGGGAAAAACGCGAAGGACGCAGTTGATGTATTAATGGCTCGTGGTAAAACCCATGAGATGGAAGACTTAGTAAATGTGTTAGATGAACGAAATATATAG
- the mtrB gene encoding trp RNA-binding attenuation protein MtrB: MEKRNPQNNEYVVIKAIEDGVSVIGLTRGTDTRFHHSEKLDKGEVLIAQFTEHTSAIKIRGNAQILTQYGEVESEIKK, from the coding sequence GTGGAAAAGCGCAATCCGCAAAATAACGAGTATGTGGTCATAAAGGCTATTGAAGATGGAGTAAGTGTAATAGGCTTAACGAGAGGCACTGATACTAGATTTCATCATTCAGAAAAGCTGGACAAGGGAGAAGTGCTTATTGCCCAATTCACTGAGCATACTTCAGCCATTAAAATTAGAGGAAATGCCCAAATTCTCACACAGTATGGTGAAGTGGAAAGTGAAATAAAGAAATAG
- the spoIVA gene encoding stage IV sporulation protein A, translated as MEKVDIFKDIAERTGGDIYLGVVGAVRTGKSTFIKKFMELVVLPNINSEAERSRAQDELPQSAAGKTIMTTEPKFVPNQAATVHVDEGLNVNIRLVDCVGYTVPGAKGYEDENGPRMITTPWYEEPIPFHEAAEIGTRKVIQEHSTIGVVVTTDGTIGEIPRSNYIEAEERVINELKEVGKPFIMVVNSAQPYHPSTETLRSSLAEKYDIPVIAMSVESMRDSDVLNVLREALYEFPVLEVNVNLPSWVMVLRENHWLRESYQEAVKETVKDIKRLRDVDRVVQQFSDFDFIDKAGLAGIEMGSGVAEIDLFAPDELYDDILKEIVGVEIRGKDHLLELMQDFAHAKAEYDHIADALKMVKQTGYGIASPTLSDMSLEEPEIIRQGARFGVRLRAVAPSIHMIKVDVESEFAPIIGTEKQSEELVRYLMQDFEDDPLSIWNSDIFGRSLSSIVREGIQAKLSLMPENARYKLKETLERIINEGSGGLIAIIL; from the coding sequence TTGGAAAAGGTAGATATTTTTAAAGATATTGCCGAGAGAACTGGAGGCGATATTTATTTAGGAGTAGTAGGAGCAGTTCGTACAGGAAAATCAACTTTTATCAAGAAATTTATGGAGCTTGTTGTTTTACCGAATATAAACAGTGAGGCGGAGAGGTCAAGGGCACAAGATGAGCTGCCACAAAGTGCAGCAGGTAAAACAATTATGACAACAGAACCTAAATTTGTGCCTAATCAGGCAGCTACGGTTCATGTAGATGAGGGTTTAAATGTTAATATTAGGCTCGTAGATTGTGTGGGTTACACAGTACCAGGAGCCAAAGGGTACGAGGATGAGAATGGCCCAAGAATGATTACAACACCTTGGTATGAAGAGCCTATTCCGTTCCATGAGGCAGCAGAAATTGGTACGAGAAAGGTCATTCAAGAGCATTCAACCATCGGAGTTGTTGTGACAACAGATGGAACGATTGGAGAAATACCAAGAAGTAACTATATTGAAGCTGAGGAAAGAGTCATTAACGAACTTAAAGAAGTTGGTAAACCGTTTATTATGGTCGTTAATAGCGCTCAACCATACCATCCAAGTACTGAAACGCTTAGATCAAGTTTAGCTGAAAAATATGACATCCCAGTCATCGCTATGAGTGTAGAAAGTATGCGCGACAGTGATGTCCTAAATGTTCTTCGTGAAGCACTTTACGAGTTCCCAGTACTTGAAGTCAATGTAAATCTTCCGAGTTGGGTAATGGTATTACGTGAAAATCATTGGCTTCGTGAAAGCTATCAAGAGGCTGTCAAAGAGACAGTAAAAGATATCAAGAGATTAAGAGATGTGGATCGGGTAGTTCAACAATTCAGCGACTTTGACTTCATTGATAAGGCTGGGTTAGCTGGAATTGAAATGGGTTCAGGAGTTGCCGAAATTGATTTATTCGCTCCGGACGAATTATATGATGATATTTTAAAAGAAATTGTCGGGGTTGAAATCCGAGGAAAAGATCATCTGCTTGAATTAATGCAGGATTTTGCTCATGCAAAAGCAGAGTATGATCACATTGCGGATGCATTAAAAATGGTAAAGCAGACTGGTTACGGCATTGCATCACCAACACTTTCTGATATGAGCCTTGAAGAACCAGAAATCATCCGTCAAGGAGCGAGATTTGGAGTAAGATTACGTGCTGTAGCACCATCTATTCATATGATTAAGGTTGATGTAGAATCAGAATTTGCTCCAATTATCGGGACGGAAAAACAAAGTGAGGAGCTTGTACGCTACTTAATGCAAGACTTTGAAGATGATCCATTATCCATTTGGAATTCTGATATTTTTGGACGAAGCCTGAGTTCCATTGTTCGAGAAGGCATCCAAGCAAAGCTTTCCTTAATGCCAGAGAATGCAAGATATAAATTAAAAGAAACATTAGAGAGAATTATAAATGAAGGATCAGGCGGCTTGATTGCCATCATCCTTTAG
- a CDS encoding demethylmenaquinone methyltransferase: MQQSKEQRVHNVFEKISDNYDKMNSVISFQQHIKWRKDTMKKMNVQPGSKALDVCCGTADWTIALADAVGPDGKVVGLDFSQNMLKVGVEKVKELGLKQVELVHGNAMELPFPDNSFDYVTIGFGLRNVPDYLQVLKEMQRVVKPGGIVVCLETSQPTLIGYKQLYYFYFRFIMPMFGKLLAKSYNEYAWLHESARDFPGMRELARMFEQAGLTEVKYKPYSGGAAAVHIGKKK; this comes from the coding sequence ATGCAGCAATCGAAAGAACAGCGAGTTCACAATGTCTTTGAAAAAATTTCTGATAACTATGATAAAATGAACTCTGTTATTAGTTTTCAGCAGCATATCAAGTGGCGCAAAGACACCATGAAAAAAATGAATGTACAACCCGGTTCAAAAGCACTCGATGTTTGTTGTGGAACAGCTGATTGGACGATTGCCTTAGCAGATGCTGTTGGGCCTGACGGAAAAGTTGTTGGCTTAGATTTTAGTCAAAATATGCTTAAAGTAGGCGTTGAAAAGGTAAAAGAGCTAGGGTTAAAGCAGGTCGAACTAGTTCATGGAAATGCCATGGAGCTTCCTTTCCCAGATAATAGTTTTGACTATGTAACAATTGGCTTTGGTTTAAGAAATGTACCTGATTACCTTCAGGTGTTAAAAGAAATGCAACGAGTTGTAAAACCTGGTGGGATTGTTGTTTGCTTAGAGACATCGCAGCCAACCTTGATCGGCTATAAACAGCTTTACTATTTTTACTTCCGTTTTATTATGCCGATGTTCGGTAAATTACTCGCTAAGAGCTATAATGAATATGCGTGGCTTCATGAATCAGCAAGGGATTTTCCAGGGATGAGGGAGCTTGCCCGTATGTTTGAACAAGCCGGATTAACCGAGGTGAAATACAAGCCTTATAGTGGTGGAGCAGCTGCTGTTCATATTGGTAAAAAGAAATAA